DNA from Rhodobacteraceae bacterium M382:
CAAGGTAACCTCGGGGGCATTGTTGGGGAACTGATCGGTATCCCAGCCCGATTGGTAGTCGTTGCGGTTCATATCGATGGAACCAAAGATGCCAAGCGACGACGCCAGCGCCAGTTCGTGCTCAAAAGAGTGACCGGCAAGGATCGCGTGGCCTTGCTCAATGTTCATCTGAACTTCACCTTCCAGGCCAAATTCTTTGAGGAACCCGTAGACCGTCGCCACGTCGAAATCATATTGATGCTTGGACGGTTCTTGCGGTTTCGGCTCAACCAAGATCGCGCCTTTGAAGCCGATCTTATGTTTGTACTCGACCGCCATCTGCAAGAACCGGCCCGCTTGCTGGCGTTCACGTTTCAGATCCGTGTTCAGCAGGGTCTCGTACCCTTCACGCCCGCCCCAAAGCACATAGTTCTCGCCGCCCAGCTTATGCGTGGCATCCATGCAGGCTTTGACCGTCGCCGCTGACCACGCGAAAATCTCAGGATCAGGGTTGGTGGCGGCACCGGACATAAAGCGGCGGTGGCTGAACAGGTTCGCCGTGCCCCACAAAAGCTTTGTCTTTGATGTCTGCATCTTGGTGCCGAAATAATCGATGATCTCTTCGAAATTCCGCAGGCTCTCGGCAAAGCTATCGCCCTCGGGGCGGATATCGGCATCGTGCCAGCAAAAGAATGGGACGTTCAGCAAATCGAACATCTCAAACGCGACGTCGGCCTTCATTTTCGCCAAGTCCATCGTGTCGCCAAACCAAGGCCGCTGGAATGTCTCGGCGCCAAACGGGTCCCCACCGGGCCAAGCGAACGAATGCCAATAGGCCACGCCAAACCGCAGGTGATCTTCCATCCGCTTACCCGCAATAACCTCGTCGGGATTGTAGTGGCGAAACGCCAGATCGGCGCTTCCTGGTGCATAGGCCAAAGGAGAGATGTCTTTGAAAAAGTCAGTCATTTATCTTGGCTTTCGTCATATCGGTCAGGGGGTCGGCAGGCAGATTATCCCGCACGTAAATTGTCGGCATCAGGCCAGGCATCGGCGGCAAGTCGCGGTTATCGATTAAGGCGCGCAAAACGGTGAAGGCGCGACTGATTTCAACGTCGGGGCGCTGGTCGATCACTAAGTCAATCAAGCCGTCTTGCAGCGCTTGCCGGGAATGGGCGACCAATTCATGAACGACACAGAACGGCCGCCGCGACTGTGCCGCACCGATCGCTTGCACAAGCCCGCTGTTACCAGCCCCCACGTTATAAACAGCAGTGGTCTCGGGCTTACCCGTCAGAACCGCGTTGGTTTGCGACAACAAG
Protein-coding regions in this window:
- the xylA gene encoding xylose isomerase gives rise to the protein MTDFFKDISPLAYAPGSADLAFRHYNPDEVIAGKRMEDHLRFGVAYWHSFAWPGGDPFGAETFQRPWFGDTMDLAKMKADVAFEMFDLLNVPFFCWHDADIRPEGDSFAESLRNFEEIIDYFGTKMQTSKTKLLWGTANLFSHRRFMSGAATNPDPEIFAWSAATVKACMDATHKLGGENYVLWGGREGYETLLNTDLKRERQQAGRFLQMAVEYKHKIGFKGAILVEPKPQEPSKHQYDFDVATVYGFLKEFGLEGEVQMNIEQGHAILAGHSFEHELALASSLGIFGSIDMNRNDYQSGWDTDQFPNNAPEVTLAYYEVLKAGGFTTGGTNFDSKLRRQSLDPVDLIAAHAGAMDVCARGFKAAHAMLEDGTLEEMRNARYAGWDSAGGKTLLDSDLATIAAQVASDPIDPQPRSGRQEILENIVNRFV